Proteins from one Limanda limanda chromosome 4, fLimLim1.1, whole genome shotgun sequence genomic window:
- the celf4 gene encoding CUGBP Elav-like family member 4 isoform X3 yields the protein MNRPIQVKPADSESRGEDRKLFVGMLNKQQSEDDVRRLFEAFGSIEECTILRGPDGNSKGCAFVKYSSHAEAQAAISALHGSQTMPGASSSLVVKFADTDKERTIRRMQQMAGQMGIFNPMALQFGAYGAYAQARRPQQAALMATVGQGGYLSPMAAFAAAQMQHMATINGLPGGPMTPTSGGSTPPGISAPTVTSISSPISVNGFTGMPPPQANGQPPAEAVFTNGIHHYPAQSPTAADPLQQAYTGVQQYAGPAAYPAAYGQISQAFPHPPPIIPQQQREGPEGCNLFIYHLPQEFGDGELMQMFLPFGFVSFDNPGSAQAAIQSMNGFQIGMKRLKVQLKRPKDANRPY from the exons aTGAACAGACCGATCCAGGTGAAGCCAGCAGACAGTGAGAGCCGAGGAG AAGACAGAAAGCTCTTTGTGGGCATGCTCAACAAGCAGCAGTCGGAAGACGACGTGCGGCGCCTGTTCGAGGCCTTCGGCAGCATCGAGGAATGCACCATCCTCAGAGGTCCCGACGGAAACAGCAAAG GTTGTGCATTTGTAAAATACTCCTCTCACGCTGAAGCTCAGGCAGCCATCAGCGCGCTACACGGGAGCCAGACAATGCCT GGGGCCTCATCCAGCCTGGTGGTAAAGTTCGCCGACACGGATAAGGAGCGCACCATCCGCCGCATGCAGCAGATGGCCGGTCAGATGGGCATCTTCAACCCCATGGCCCTGCAGTTTGGAGCCTACGGAGCCTACGCTCAGGCAAGACGTCCG cagcaggcagcATTGATGGCGACTGTAGGCCAGGGAGGCTACCTCAGTCCGATGGCAGCCTTTGCTGCTGCTCAGATGCAGCACATGGCGACCATCAATGGCCTCCCAGGAGGGCCCATGACCCCCACGTCAG GTGGCAGCACTCCTCCAGGCATCAGCGCCCCCACAGTGACCAGCATTTCCTCCCCCATTAGTGTAAATGGTTTTACTGGCATGCCACCCCCGCAGGCAAACGGGCAGCCCCCTGCAGAGGCTGTCTTCACCAATGGGATACACCATTACCCTG CTCAAAGTCCCACTGCAGCTGATCCTCTCCAGCAGGCTTACACAGGAGTCCAGCAGTATGCAGGTC cagCAGCCTACCCCGCTGCATATGGGCAGATCAGCCAAGCCTTCCCCCACCCTCCACCCATCATTCCACAGCAGCAACGAGAAg GACCAGAGGGTTGCAACCTGTTCATCTACCACCTCCCCCAGGAGTTTGGGGATGGAGAGCTGATGCAGATGTTCCTGCCTTTCG GGTTTGTGAGCTTCGACAACCCAGGTAGTGCCCAAGCTGCCATCCAGTCCATGAACGGCTTCCAGATCGGCATGAAAAGGCTCAAGGTGCAGCTGAAGAGGCCAAAGGATGCCAACCGCCCCTACTAG
- the celf4 gene encoding CUGBP Elav-like family member 4 isoform X2, whose protein sequence is MNRPIQVKPADSESRGEDRKLFVGMLNKQQSEDDVRRLFEAFGSIEECTILRGPDGNSKGCAFVKYSSHAEAQAAISALHGSQTMPGASSSLVVKFADTDKERTIRRMQQMAGQMGIFNPMALQFGAYGAYAQARRPQQAALMATVGQGGYLSPMAAFAAAQMQHMATINGLPGGPMTPTSGGSTPPGISAPTVTSISSPISVNGFTGMPPPQANGQPPAEAVFTNGIHHYPAAYPAAYGQISQAFPHPPPIIPQQQREGPEGCNLFIYHLPQEFGDGELMQMFLPFGNVISSKVFVDRATNQSKCFGFVSFDNPGSAQAAIQSMNGFQIGMKRLKVQLKRPKDANRPY, encoded by the exons aTGAACAGACCGATCCAGGTGAAGCCAGCAGACAGTGAGAGCCGAGGAG AAGACAGAAAGCTCTTTGTGGGCATGCTCAACAAGCAGCAGTCGGAAGACGACGTGCGGCGCCTGTTCGAGGCCTTCGGCAGCATCGAGGAATGCACCATCCTCAGAGGTCCCGACGGAAACAGCAAAG GTTGTGCATTTGTAAAATACTCCTCTCACGCTGAAGCTCAGGCAGCCATCAGCGCGCTACACGGGAGCCAGACAATGCCT GGGGCCTCATCCAGCCTGGTGGTAAAGTTCGCCGACACGGATAAGGAGCGCACCATCCGCCGCATGCAGCAGATGGCCGGTCAGATGGGCATCTTCAACCCCATGGCCCTGCAGTTTGGAGCCTACGGAGCCTACGCTCAGGCAAGACGTCCG cagcaggcagcATTGATGGCGACTGTAGGCCAGGGAGGCTACCTCAGTCCGATGGCAGCCTTTGCTGCTGCTCAGATGCAGCACATGGCGACCATCAATGGCCTCCCAGGAGGGCCCATGACCCCCACGTCAG GTGGCAGCACTCCTCCAGGCATCAGCGCCCCCACAGTGACCAGCATTTCCTCCCCCATTAGTGTAAATGGTTTTACTGGCATGCCACCCCCGCAGGCAAACGGGCAGCCCCCTGCAGAGGCTGTCTTCACCAATGGGATACACCATTACCCTG CAGCCTACCCCGCTGCATATGGGCAGATCAGCCAAGCCTTCCCCCACCCTCCACCCATCATTCCACAGCAGCAACGAGAAg GACCAGAGGGTTGCAACCTGTTCATCTACCACCTCCCCCAGGAGTTTGGGGATGGAGAGCTGATGCAGATGTTCCTGCCTTTCGGTAATGTCATCTCCTCCAAAGTGTTTGTGGATCGGGCGACAAACCAAAGTAAATGCTTTG GGTTTGTGAGCTTCGACAACCCAGGTAGTGCCCAAGCTGCCATCCAGTCCATGAACGGCTTCCAGATCGGCATGAAAAGGCTCAAGGTGCAGCTGAAGAGGCCAAAGGATGCCAACCGCCCCTACTAG